In Sceloporus undulatus isolate JIND9_A2432 ecotype Alabama chromosome 7, SceUnd_v1.1, whole genome shotgun sequence, one DNA window encodes the following:
- the CLDN2 gene encoding LOW QUALITY PROTEIN: claudin-2 (The sequence of the model RefSeq protein was modified relative to this genomic sequence to represent the inferred CDS: deleted 1 base in 1 codon) — MASVGLQLVGYILGLLGLLGTVIATLLPGWKTSSYIGTSIVTAVGFSKGLWMECASYSTGITQCDIYSSLLNLPADLQAAQALMSTSIAVSLLASIVCVMGMRCTVFAQGSPTKDRVAVAGGAAFILGGLLAFIPVVWNIHVVLRDFYNPVIPDSMKYELGEALYLGILSSLVSLVGGLILCASCPPQDRVPTHYSPYRSRTVATRSPPSPTGGAAPSQKTKSEFNAYNLTGYV; from the exons ATGGCCTCTGTGGGCCTGCAGCTGGTGGGCTACatcctggggcttctggggctgctgGGCACAGTGATTGCCACCCTCCTACCTGGCTGGAAGACCAGCTCCTACATTGGCACCAGCATAGTCACAGCTGTGGGCTTCTCCAAGGGCCTCTGGATGGAGTGTGCCTCCTACAGCACGGGCATCACCCAGTGCGACATCTACAGCTCCCTGCTCAACCTGCCCGCCGACCTCCAGGCCGCCCAGGCCCTGATGTCCACCTCCATCGCTGTCTCCCTGCTGGCCTCCATTGTCTGCGTGATGGGAATGCGCTGCACTGTCTTTGCCCAGGGCTCTCCAACCAAGGACAGGGTGGCTGTGGCGGGAGGGGCGGCCTTCATCCTC GGGGGGCTCCTCGCCTTCATCCCTGTGGTTTGGAACATCCACGTGGTGCTCCGGGACTTCTACAACCCCGTCATCCCCGACAGCATGAAGTATGAGCTGGGGGAGGCCCTGTACCTGGGCATCCTCTCCTCCTTGGTCTCCCTGGTTGGGGGACTCATCCTCTGCGCCTCCTGCCCACCTCAAGACCGGGTGCCCACCCACTACAGCCCATACCGCTCCCGGACAGTGGCCACACGGAGCCCCCCATCTCCCACGGGAGGGGCagccccctcccaaaaaacaaaGAGCGAGTTCAACGCCTACAACCTGACTGGCTATGTATAA
- the RBM41 gene encoding LOW QUALITY PROTEIN: RNA-binding protein 41 (The sequence of the model RefSeq protein was modified relative to this genomic sequence to represent the inferred CDS: deleted 1 base in 1 codon), whose amino-acid sequence MPVLAVRGRRQGPSAMKRVSSGPGALPEEPPPPEALETEGERQLRTLLRHQLETSTSLERCLSKRARFAPASLYKPFGEEAAGTRTLTQFQALQERSQEMDALHHLGLSDAEIHLWKTHTKAAAKRKEKSLGLGAAPEATQDRIRAIEEKISERQRILALPQRFAGSKQLSRREMEIERSLFQGADRHPFLRMLYHQDAVAKDGPPAEGRTTPLETLYQEVLSPAPPTGTLSPSPSGTPSVALDSSLPSDPVTVVRRPVQFVPEEEICQNRLSEEEIRQIPRFASYAPGEPSQVLYLKNLSRRVTAEDLLSIFARFQEEGGPQVQFRLLSGRMRGQAFLTFPSISMAQAALQLANGFHLLGKPLVIEFGKGKGHATSPLEPASNPGITGTP is encoded by the exons ATGCCGGTCCTCGCAGTCCGGGGGAGGCGCCAGGGCCCTTCAGCCATGAAGAG gGTCAGCAGTGGCCCCGGGGCCCTTCCAGAGGAGCCTCCTCCGCCGGAGGCGCTGGAGACGGAGGGAGAGCGGCAGCTGAGGACCCTCCTACGGCACCAGCTGGAGACCTCCACTTCCCTGGAGCG GTGCCTCTCCAAGCGGGCCCGCTTTGCCCCAGCCTCGCTCTACAAGCCCTTCGGGGAGGAGGCCGCCGGGACTCGCACCCTGACCCAGTTCCAGGCCCTGCAGGAACGCAGCCAGGAGATGGACGCCCTCCACCACCTGGGCCTCTCTGACGCCGAGATCCACCTCTGGAAGACCCACACCAAGGCCGCAGCCAAACGCAAGGAGAAG AGCCTTGGGCTCGGGGCTGCCCCTGAAGCCACACAGGACAGGATCCGTGCCATCGAGGAGAAGATCTCTGAGCGCCAGCGCATCCTGGCCCTACCCCAGCGCTTTGCAGGCAGCAAGCAGCTCAGCCGGCGGGAGATGGAGATCGAGCGGTCCCTCTTCCAGGGTGCCGACCGCCACCCCTTCCTCCGGATGCTCTACCACCAAG ATGCGGTTGCAAAGGATGGTCCCCCCGCGGAGGGCAGGACGACTCCCCTGGAGACTCTCTACCAAGAGGTCTTGAGCCCAGCACCCCCAACAGGGACCCTCTCGCCCTCTCCATCGGGGACCCCCAGTGTGgccctggactcgtccctgcctTCTGACCCTGTGACAGTGGTGCGGCGGCCGGTGCAGTttgtcccagaggaggagatctGCCAGAACCGTCTCTCAGAGGAAGAGATCCGCCAGATCCCTCGGTTTGCCTCCTATGCCCCAGGAGAACCGAGCCAG GTGCTCTACCTGAAGAATCTCAGCCGCCGGGTGACAGCGGAGGACCTCTTGTCCATCTTTGCCAGGTTCCAGGAGGAGGGTGGC CCCCAGGTCCAGTTCCGACTACTGAGCGGGCGCATGCGGGGCCAGGCCTTCCTCACCTTCCCCA gCATCTCAATGGCCCAGGCAGCCCTGCAACTGGCCAATGGGTTCCATCTACTAGGGAAGCCCCTCGTGATTGAGTTTGGGAAGGGCAAGGGGCATGCTACCAGCCCCTTAGAGCCTGCGTCAAATCCCGGGATAACCGGCACCCCCTAA
- the NUP62CL gene encoding nucleoporin-62 C-terminal-like protein isoform X1 — MSQFNFGASGAGGAPAAAAGGGGGFSFGTPKTAPAAPPPASSSSTAAGGFSFSSSAAAAAGGGGAGGGGFSFGTPAPQPQPPPAGSGLFSFAPAGAPSSSSSAQPASGFSFGTTPSSAASTVAGSAFALGGNVPKLSLGTAQPAAMTGGFGLVGGGAPATSSASQPAAPSGFVFGSSSSSAAGQPPATGGGFSFGSGAVAQSGGPGFSLGSVANAAQQAPSSGLTFGVAPAGSAAATNAAATEATSQAPTVFSLGAQSAATGFGLLTSSAATPATPASTGSLTQAPALSFGAKLTAGAPASSAAPATTTANSLLGLSGPTLFASIATSSAPAASAPTGLSLGAASTGTAAPVGGLGFGSKGPGTTAAAAPTITSATSVPSTGFILNLKPMATTTTVASTSTVTTTTVVAPQVMTYAQLESLINKWSLELEDQEKHFLQQATQVNAWDRTLIENGEKITSLHREVEKVKLDQKRLDQELDFILSQQKELEDLLVPLEESVKEQSGTIYLQHADEEREKTYKLAENIDAQLKRMAQDLKDIIEHLNTSGGPADTSDPLQQICKILNAHMDSLQWIDQNSALLQRKVEEVSKVCESRRKEQERSFRITFD; from the exons ATGAGCCAGTTCAACTTCGGGGCCTCGGGGGCCGGAggggctcctgctgctgctgctggcggcGGAGGAGGCTTCAGCTTCGGGACCCCCAAGACGGCGCCCGCCGCCCCGCCGcccgcctcctcttcctcgaCGGCGGCCGggggcttctccttctcctcctcagccgccgctgccgccggaggaggaggagcaggaggagggggctTCAGCTTCGGGACGCCGgccccccagccccagccccctcCGGCGGGGTCCGGGCTCTTCTCCTTCGCCCCCGCAGgagccccctcctcttcctcctcagcgCAGCCGGCCTCTGGGTTCAGCTTCGGGACTACaccctcctccgccgcctccaCTGTGGCCGGGAGCGCCTTCGCCTTGGG gGGCAACGTACCCAAGCTGAGCCTGGGCACCGCGCAGCCGGCCGCCATGACGGGGGGCTTCGGCCTCGTCGGCGGAGGGGCTCCAGCCACCTCCTCTGCCAGCCAGCCGGCCGCACCCTCGGGCTTCGTCTTCGGCTCCTCATCCTCCTCGGCCGCCGGACAGCCACCCGCCACCGGAGGAGGGTTCAGCTTTGGAAGTGGGGCGGTGGCCCAGAGCGGGGGCCCCGGCTTCAGCCTCGGCTCAGTGGCAAATGCAGCGCAGCAGGCGCCCTCCTCCGGCTTGACGTTTGGAGTTGCTCCGGCCGGGAGCGCCGCTGCCACCAATGCCGCCGCCACAGAAGCCACATCCCAGGCGCCCACAGTCTTCAGCCTCGGGGCCCAGTCCGCAG CCACAGGCTTCGGGCTGCTGACTTCCTCCGCTGCCACCCCTGCCACCCCTGCCTCCACAGGATCGCTGACCCAGGCACCGGCCTTGTCCTTTGGAGCTAAGCTCACGG CAGGCGCCCCTGCATCCTCTGCAGCACCCGCCACAACGACAGCAAACTCCCTCCTTGGCCTGTCTGGTCCCACTCTGTTTGCCTCCATCGCAACCTCCTCAGCGCCAGCTGCATCTGCTCCAACTGGCCTCTCAC tTGGTGCCGCCTCCACTGGGACAGCGGCCCCCGTTGGGGGCTTAGGGTTTGGCTCAAAGGGACCtggaacaacagcagcagctgcccCCACTATAACCA GTGCCACCTCTGTACCAAGTACAGGATTCATCTTGAACCTGAAGCCGATGGCCACAACAACCACTGTGGCCTCCACATCCACCGTGACCACCACCACAGTCGT GGCTCCCCAAGTGATGACCTATGCCCAGCTGGAGAGCCTGATTAACAAGTGGAGCCTTgaactggaggaccaagagaagCACTTCCTGCAACAGGCCACCCAAGTCAACGCCTGGGACAGGACACTGATTGAGAACGGGGAGAAG ATCACCTCCTTGCACAGAGAAGTGGAGAAAGTGAAGCTGGATCAGAAGAG ACTGGACCAAGAACTGGATTTCATTCTGTCCCAGCAAAAGGAACTGGAGGACTTGCTGGTCCCACTGGAAGAATCAGTGAAGGAACAAAGTGGGACCATCTACTTGCAGCATGCAgatgaggagagggagaagac GTACAAGCTGGCTGAGAACATTGATGCCCAGCTGAAGCGCATGGCACAGGACCTGAAGGACATCATTGAGCACCTGAATACCTCAGGGGGGCCAGCAGACACAAGTGACCCA ctccAACAGATATGCAAAATTCTAAATGCACACATGGACTCTCTCCAGTGGATTGATCAGAATTCAG CGCTGCTGCAGAGGAAGGTTGAGGAAGTGAGCAAGGTGTGTGAGAGCCGCCGCAAAGAGCAGGAGCGCAGCTTCCGGATCACCTTCGACTGA
- the NUP62CL gene encoding nucleoporin-62 C-terminal-like protein isoform X2, whose translation MSQFNFGASGAGGAPAAAAGGGGGFSFGTPKTAPAAPPPASSSSTAAGGFSFSSSAAAAAGGGGAGGGGFSFGTPAPQPQPPPAGSGLFSFAPAGAPSSSSSAQPASGFSFGTTPSSAASTVAGSAFALGGNVPKLSLGTAQPAAMTGGFGLVGGGAPATSSASQPAAPSGFVFGSSSSSAAGQPPATGGGFSFGSGAVAQSGGPGFSLGSVANAAQQAPSSGLTFGVAPAGSAAATNAAATEATSQAPTVFSLGAQSAATGFGLLTSSAATPATPASTGSLTQAPALSFGAKLTGAPASSAAPATTTANSLLGLSGPTLFASIATSSAPAASAPTGLSLGAASTGTAAPVGGLGFGSKGPGTTAAAAPTITSATSVPSTGFILNLKPMATTTTVASTSTVTTTTVVAPQVMTYAQLESLINKWSLELEDQEKHFLQQATQVNAWDRTLIENGEKITSLHREVEKVKLDQKRLDQELDFILSQQKELEDLLVPLEESVKEQSGTIYLQHADEEREKTYKLAENIDAQLKRMAQDLKDIIEHLNTSGGPADTSDPLQQICKILNAHMDSLQWIDQNSALLQRKVEEVSKVCESRRKEQERSFRITFD comes from the exons ATGAGCCAGTTCAACTTCGGGGCCTCGGGGGCCGGAggggctcctgctgctgctgctggcggcGGAGGAGGCTTCAGCTTCGGGACCCCCAAGACGGCGCCCGCCGCCCCGCCGcccgcctcctcttcctcgaCGGCGGCCGggggcttctccttctcctcctcagccgccgctgccgccggaggaggaggagcaggaggagggggctTCAGCTTCGGGACGCCGgccccccagccccagccccctcCGGCGGGGTCCGGGCTCTTCTCCTTCGCCCCCGCAGgagccccctcctcttcctcctcagcgCAGCCGGCCTCTGGGTTCAGCTTCGGGACTACaccctcctccgccgcctccaCTGTGGCCGGGAGCGCCTTCGCCTTGGG gGGCAACGTACCCAAGCTGAGCCTGGGCACCGCGCAGCCGGCCGCCATGACGGGGGGCTTCGGCCTCGTCGGCGGAGGGGCTCCAGCCACCTCCTCTGCCAGCCAGCCGGCCGCACCCTCGGGCTTCGTCTTCGGCTCCTCATCCTCCTCGGCCGCCGGACAGCCACCCGCCACCGGAGGAGGGTTCAGCTTTGGAAGTGGGGCGGTGGCCCAGAGCGGGGGCCCCGGCTTCAGCCTCGGCTCAGTGGCAAATGCAGCGCAGCAGGCGCCCTCCTCCGGCTTGACGTTTGGAGTTGCTCCGGCCGGGAGCGCCGCTGCCACCAATGCCGCCGCCACAGAAGCCACATCCCAGGCGCCCACAGTCTTCAGCCTCGGGGCCCAGTCCGCAG CCACAGGCTTCGGGCTGCTGACTTCCTCCGCTGCCACCCCTGCCACCCCTGCCTCCACAGGATCGCTGACCCAGGCACCGGCCTTGTCCTTTGGAGCTAAGCTCACGG GCGCCCCTGCATCCTCTGCAGCACCCGCCACAACGACAGCAAACTCCCTCCTTGGCCTGTCTGGTCCCACTCTGTTTGCCTCCATCGCAACCTCCTCAGCGCCAGCTGCATCTGCTCCAACTGGCCTCTCAC tTGGTGCCGCCTCCACTGGGACAGCGGCCCCCGTTGGGGGCTTAGGGTTTGGCTCAAAGGGACCtggaacaacagcagcagctgcccCCACTATAACCA GTGCCACCTCTGTACCAAGTACAGGATTCATCTTGAACCTGAAGCCGATGGCCACAACAACCACTGTGGCCTCCACATCCACCGTGACCACCACCACAGTCGT GGCTCCCCAAGTGATGACCTATGCCCAGCTGGAGAGCCTGATTAACAAGTGGAGCCTTgaactggaggaccaagagaagCACTTCCTGCAACAGGCCACCCAAGTCAACGCCTGGGACAGGACACTGATTGAGAACGGGGAGAAG ATCACCTCCTTGCACAGAGAAGTGGAGAAAGTGAAGCTGGATCAGAAGAG ACTGGACCAAGAACTGGATTTCATTCTGTCCCAGCAAAAGGAACTGGAGGACTTGCTGGTCCCACTGGAAGAATCAGTGAAGGAACAAAGTGGGACCATCTACTTGCAGCATGCAgatgaggagagggagaagac GTACAAGCTGGCTGAGAACATTGATGCCCAGCTGAAGCGCATGGCACAGGACCTGAAGGACATCATTGAGCACCTGAATACCTCAGGGGGGCCAGCAGACACAAGTGACCCA ctccAACAGATATGCAAAATTCTAAATGCACACATGGACTCTCTCCAGTGGATTGATCAGAATTCAG CGCTGCTGCAGAGGAAGGTTGAGGAAGTGAGCAAGGTGTGTGAGAGCCGCCGCAAAGAGCAGGAGCGCAGCTTCCGGATCACCTTCGACTGA
- the DNAAF6 gene encoding dynein axonemal assembly factor 6, with amino-acid sequence MVTRGCGGRRRGPGAMEPSVRALAALLSAPKDPEEDPEEAEAGGGPRGPPWARRAGPGDIGPSEASPSRAPGTSEAERSPGGSREIWSREEVPEGSDYEDAWDPREQPQYEILFKQQVGPEDMFLGLSRKDPSTACCEDMLIKIKLPDMKASDITLDIQEKVLDLRSPKKKLLLHLPHPVDTKRGRACFLQEKGILEVTLRMKRDFDFINFA; translated from the exons ATGGTAACGCGAGGATGCGGGGGAAGGCGGCGAGGCCCAGGCGCCATGGAGCCCTCGGTGCGAGCGCTGGCTGCGCTGCTCTCCGCCCCAAAGGACCCCGAGGAGGACCCCGAGGAGGCCGAGGCCGGAGGGGGCCCCCGG GGCCCTCCGTGGGCAAGGCGCGCGGGGCCAGGAGACATCGGGCCCTCGGAGGCATCGCCGTCGAGGGCCCCCG GAACTTCGGAAGCGGAGCGGAGCCCTGGAGGCAGCAGAGAGATCTGGAGCAGGGAGGAGGTGCCCGAGGGATCCGATTATGAGGACGCCTGGGATCCCCGGGAGCAGCCCCA ATACGAAATCCTGTTCAAGCAGCAGGTGGGGCCAGAGGACATGTTCCTGGGCCTGAGCCGGAAGGACCCCTCCACCGCTTGCTGTGAAGACATGCTG ATTAAAATCAAACTGCCAGACATGAAGGCTTCAGACATTACCCTTGATATCCAGGAAAAGGTTCTGGATCTTCGCAGCCCTAAGAA GAAGCTTCTCCTGCACCTGCCGCACCCTGTGGACACAAAGAGAGGCAGGGCCTGCTTCCTGCAGGAaaaggggattctggaagtcacGCTGAGGATGAAGCGAGACTTCGATTTCATTAACTTTGcctga